One window from the genome of Acidimicrobiales bacterium encodes:
- a CDS encoding ABC transporter ATP-binding protein, which yields MAGLLEVTDLNVGFRTDDGLVQAVRGVSLDIGPGEVVAVVGESGSGKSVTAMSMLQLLPPMAEIHGSVKWGDEELLEAPERRMRAVRGGEIAVIFQDPLSALNPVYRVGNQIVEMVLAHQDISRREAKARAVEMLGLVGIPQPERRARQYPHEFSGGMRQRAMIAMALANEPKLVIADEPTTALDVTVQAQVLELLVDLTDRLDTAVMLITHDLGVVAGLADRVVVMYAGRVVERGTVDEIFEHTSHPYSAGLLRSLPRLDEGEDSPLVPIGGQPPSMLHPPAGCAFHPRCPHASKAAGCLDRLPELEPHGSPPHEAACFRSDELLAADLLSRHGVNA from the coding sequence ATGGCCGGCCTGCTCGAAGTGACCGACCTGAACGTGGGGTTTCGGACTGACGACGGCCTCGTACAGGCGGTCCGCGGCGTGTCGCTCGACATCGGTCCCGGCGAGGTCGTCGCGGTCGTCGGCGAGTCTGGATCCGGCAAGTCGGTGACGGCGATGAGCATGCTGCAGTTGCTCCCGCCGATGGCCGAGATCCATGGCAGCGTCAAGTGGGGCGACGAGGAGCTATTGGAGGCGCCAGAGCGCCGCATGCGCGCCGTGCGCGGCGGCGAGATCGCGGTGATCTTCCAAGATCCGCTGTCGGCGCTGAACCCCGTCTACCGGGTCGGGAACCAGATCGTCGAGATGGTCTTGGCGCATCAGGACATCAGTCGCCGTGAGGCCAAGGCACGGGCGGTCGAGATGCTCGGCTTGGTGGGCATCCCGCAGCCCGAGCGACGCGCACGCCAGTACCCACACGAGTTCTCGGGGGGCATGCGCCAGCGCGCCATGATCGCCATGGCACTGGCCAACGAGCCCAAGCTGGTGATCGCCGACGAGCCGACCACCGCGCTCGATGTCACCGTGCAGGCGCAGGTGCTCGAGCTGTTGGTCGACCTCACCGACCGTTTGGACACCGCAGTGATGCTGATCACGCACGATCTCGGCGTGGTGGCTGGCCTCGCCGACCGGGTGGTCGTCATGTACGCCGGTCGGGTCGTCGAGCGGGGCACGGTCGACGAGATCTTCGAGCACACGTCGCACCCTTACTCCGCCGGCCTCCTTCGCTCGTTGCCTCGGCTCGACGAAGGCGAGGACAGCCCTCTCGTCCCCATCGGCGGTCAGCCCCCGTCGATGCTGCACCCGCCAGCCGGTTGCGCTTTCCACCCGCGCTGCCCCCACGCCAGCAAGGCGGCCGGCTGCCTCGACCGGCTGCCGGAGCTCGAGCCGCACGGCTCGCCGCCCCATGAGGCCGCCTGCTTCCGCAGCGACGAACTGCTGG